GGATGAAGAGATGCTGCAAATGATTGACTGGTACTACCGGCTTAATCTTGTGGCCTCCAAACGTAATATAACTGCCCCTCCCGTTGCCGTACCGGATAAATTCAGCCAGGCTGAAGTACAGGCGAGGGCAGCTGAAAGTGTGCGCAAGCTGTTCGATGCCGATGTATCCAAGCTGCAAACAAATGTTATGCTGATTCAACCGGACTATAATTTTGGCAGGCCTTCCTATTGGACAGTTCACTCCGCTCCATATAAGTCACGTACTTTGCGTGGACAAGGCCAGGAATACTGGCAATATGATGTGCGGATTGATCCGGACACCGGGGTGGTGGTAGATACGACAGCCTTTAACTCTGTTATTAAAAGAACCCCTATCGATGCGGCAGCAGCGGCTGCCGTTAAGAAGGATGACAGCTGGATAAAGGAAGCAACCCGGATTGTAAAGGACAAGCAGGGAGAGAAAAGAAAGATAGTGAAGGCGTATCTGACGGACACCGAGAAAAACAATAAACGCGGAATGGTAGCCGTGGATGTGTTACTGGAAGACGGCAGCAAATATAATGCGGAATTACGCTATCCGGGTAAGCAGCTGCGTTGTCTGATCTATGAGCCTGCCGATAAGGCTAAATAAGCAGGAAGCTGAGCGGTTATAGAAGTGAATTTGTCCTGATGATCAAGTATTTCTTGATTCATCAGGATTTTTTGTTACATTGTAGATAGAAGATGATCGTATAAAAAATGTAAAGCGGGTGGAGTGCATGAGAATTCATTGCTTGCAGCATGTTCCGTTTGAAGCGGCGGAGGAAATCTCAGGTTGGGCAGTGGTCAAGGGGCATGAGCTAACAACAACACGGCTGTATGAGAGTCAGGCTCTGCCTGCTATCCGGGATTTCGATATGCTCGTGGTGATGGGCGGCCCGATGGGAGTATATGATGAAGCACTATACTCTTGGATGACGGCAGAGAAAGCCTTCATTAAAGAAGCGATCCACTCGCATAAGCTGACGCTGGGAATCTGTCTGGGGGCGCAGCTTATTGCTGAACAAATCGGCGGAGAGGTCTACCCTAACAAGTGGAAGGAGATCGGCTGGTTCCCTGTCAGGCTAACGGGAGATGCGCAGGCTTCTGCCTTTTTCAAAGGGTTCCCGGAGCAATGGGTGCCGTTTCACTGGCATGGAGATACCTTCAGTCTGCCTGCCGGAGCGAGGAGGCTTGCTTCCAGCCTGGGCTGTGCCCATCAGTGTTATGAATATGAGGATTATGTAGTCGGCCTGCAGTTCCATCTGGAGGTTAATGAATCCAGCATCCGCAAAATCATTACAAATTGTGCCGGAGAGCTGGAGCCTGGCGAGTATATTCAAGCACCGTCCGAAATGACAGATCAGGCAGAGCGAATAATAGCGTCTAATACCCTGCTGTTCATACTCCTGGATGCGATGGAAGAGAAGTATTTGTCCAGAACTTCTTAAGTACAGCTACTAACAGTAAGGAGTGTAATATGAAAAGATTAAATGTAGCGATCCCTACGCCTTTTCATAAGGATGAAGGTCTGAATGTAGAAGGATTCGAAGCCATTGTCGCCTACCAGAAGCAGAATGGTATCGAATCGCTGCTTATCTCAGGAAGCACCGGTGAGCAGCATTCGATGAGTATCGGGGAGAGACTGGAGATCATTGAGTACTTCAATCAGCAGCGATTCCAAGGGATAGAGCTGGTCTTCGGGGCTTCAGCTATCAGAACCCGGGACGCGGTAACGCTGGTGCAGGCGCTGGAGACATCGGTGATGGATGCCATTATGATTGGCTTCCCGCCCTACATCCGGCCTACGCAGCAGCAGGCAATCGCTTATGTGGAGGAGCTGCTTAGTCACACCTCTAAACCTGTTGCTCTCTATAATAATCCGGGAAGAACCGGATTCGATCTGACCCCGGAGTCGTTGTACACATTAATCCGCCGTTATCCGAACATTGTAGGGTATAAGGAAACAGGCGATTTGCAGCGGCATGCGGGGGTGGAGTACCCGGAGGAATTCATTCTTTTTGCTGCGGGGGATATGAAGCTTGTGGAGAATTTCGACTCAGGCCCTTGCAATGGTCTCTCCAGTGTGGCTGGAAATATATACCCCCGGGAGATCAAGGCCGCAGTGGAGCGGCTGCTGCGGCAGGAACAGGTGGAGGCTGGTCCCATCGAAGAGCGGGTCTCCCGGGTGTTCAACGGCCATGCCCTAATTAACATCAAACAGCATTACAACAGCATAGGCATTCAAGCGGGTGTCTGCCGGGCACCCCTTCTCTAATCCTACAATGAATATTAATCTCCTAAATGACAAAAAATAGCTGGAATCAACCCTATCAAAGGAGACCTGGCTATGCATGAAATCTGGAGTGAAATATGGAAGGCGCTGGTCCTGATTGTAGTTGGAATGCTGGTGCTTCGGCTTGCCGGACGGAAATCTATCTCGCAAATGACCATTCCAACGACGATCGCGATGATCTCGATAGGAACCATTATTGTGCAGCCGATAGCGGATCACAGTATCCTGATTACCATAGTGGCAGCAGCAGTCTTCATTGCTGTATTAATCGTGGTGGAATGGCTGCAGGTACGGTGGAATGCTTTTGAGCGGCTGATTAAGGGGCCTGCGGTTATTGTTATTGCGGAGGGACAGCTTCAGCCTAAGAATCTGAGGAAGCTGAGGTTAACCGTCGATGAGCTGGAGATGAGCCTGCGGGGACAGGGCATCTCCAGGCTCAGCGATGTTAAAACGGCGACGATTGAGCCTAACGGCCAGCTGGGATATGAACTGCAGGATTCCGCAAAGCCGGTCACTATGGCTCAGGTAGAGGCGCTCTTTGCTAAATATCTGGGCGGAAGCGGTCCGGCGAACGAGGCTGCATATCTGGATCAGCCTGATCCGCAGACGGGGCTTTTTGAGGAGATTAAGTTGCAGTAGAGGTAAGAACGGCTGTAAATTATGCTAAGCAGAAAAGAAAGAAAGGAAGTAATGAGATGAAGCATCCTTTTCACCTGAAGGCGGTATGGAATGGAGGGCGTAACAGCGAAGGGCATATAGATGCAGGAGGACTGCGTACGGTCATATCGATTCCGCAGGAGATGGGCGGACCGGGAACCGGCACGAACCCGGACGAGATGCTGCTGGGCGCAGCAGCGACCTGTTACCTGATTACCCTGGCCGCGATGCTGGAGCGTTCGGAGATTGTTCCAGAGGGGCTGACTCTGGCGTCTGAGGCGACAGTAGATGTCACGAATAATGTGTTTACGTACGAGCGGATCGTGCATAAGCCCAGCATTCTGCTTCAGGCTGATGCGACACCGGCGCAGCTCAAGCTGGCAGAGCGGTTGGCACATAAGGCTGAAGTCTCATGCATGATCTCCAGAGCCGTGGCCGGGAACGTCGTTATAGAAGCTAAGCCAGTAGTGGAAATTGCTTGTGAGAACGGACAAGCCCGGATAGAGTCATAGAAGCACAGCGGAATACAAAGCTAGAGCTACTCTGTTGAGGCAAAATGCTGCTCCACCTCGTAGCGCGGCAGCTCTACAATTACCGTGGTTCCCTCGGTGAATTCGCTCTCGATCCGCAGCTGCCCGTCATGCAGCCCGATAATTTCTTTGCAGATGGCGAGGCCCAGGCCGCTGCCGGATTGACGGGAGCGGCCTTTGAAGAATTTGGTGCCAAGCTGTGCCAGATCCGCAGCCTCGATGCCTTCGCCGTTGTCAGCAACGGTGACGGTTATCCGCTCACCTTCCAGCACTGCGGTAAGACGGATCTCACCCCCCGCAGGGGTGAACTTGAACGCATTATCCAGCAAATTGACGAAGACCTGCTTCAATCGGTTAAAATCACCGTCCACCGGCAGCGGCTGATCGGGAAGGTCGGCATATAGGCGAATCTGCTTCGTCTGCCCCCGGTATCTGAACTGCAGCAGCAGATCCTCCAGCAGGCCTCTGAGATCATATGGCTGGCGTACAATGCGGATCTCTCCGGCCTGGAACTTGGAGAAGTCGAGCAGATCCTCCACCAGGCCGATCAGCCGGTCTGTCTCCCCGGTCATGACTTCAAGACCCTGGAGCGTCTCTTGCCTGTCCGACAAATCACCGACCAGCAGCGTCTCCCCCCAGCCTTTGATGGAGGTAAGCGGGGTCCGCAGCTCATGGGTGACGGAGGAGATGAAATCATATTTGAGCTTCTCGCTCTTGAGAATTTCCTCCGACATATAATTCAGCGTTACCGCAAGGGTGCCGACTTCATCGTCATACCGCCTCTCTGCCCGGACGGCAAAATTACCGGTGGCCATTTCCTTGGCGACCCCGGTCAGTTGCTGGATCGGCCCTACGATCCGTTTGGCGATAATCAGGCTGAGCATGAAGCCGAATCCAATGACGAGCAGCCCGATGACGGCTGCATTGAGCGCGATCCGCACAATAACATGATATAAAGGCTCTGCCGAGACCGAGTAACGCAGCAAGCCAATTGTGCTCCCCGACTCCTTCAGCGCGATAGAGACCGCCATAATTCGTTCCCCGTTCACCGGCTTGATGCTCTGAAAGCTTCCTTTGCCGCTGGACAGAGCTGCTCTGACATCAGGGGTATTCACCTGCTCTGTACTGGAGAAGCCGAAGGAATTGATGACCACTTGCCCGGCCGGAGTCAGCACTTCCACCTTACTGCTCTCCTCAGGGGAGAGATTCTCCAGAATATAACGCGCCCGTTCATTCAAGCTGTAGCTCTCCAGATACTTATTGAAAAAGGTCGCTGAAGTCGTGGCCCTTGTATTCAATGTCTCCATCGCACTGCCCAGATAATAGTAGTGGACAGCGGCAATGAACACCCCCTCCAGCAGCAGCACGATCAGGAGCAGCATAAGGGTAATATAGACGATAAGTCTGGACCTGATTCCCTTCAGCACGATTAGCCCCTCCAAATATATCCGAATCCCCACACCGTCTCAAGGAACTGCGGCCCGGAGGACTCCTGTCCGATCTTCTGGCGGATTCGGCTGATATTCACATCTACAATTTTAAGATCCCCCATGAAGTACTGCCCCCATACGGCGGTTAGAATATCGTCCCGGTTCATGGCCTTGTTCGGCTGCTCCATCAGCAGCTTAACGATCATAAACTCGGTTGGGGTCAGCGGGATATCCTGCCCGTCCTTCAATAATTTCCGTTCATCAAGCATCAGAATAAAAGGCGGAAGCTCGATGAGATTCTCTTGCGGCAGCGCTTCTCCAGGATACATCCGGCGGTAAAGCGAGCGCACCCGGGCGACCAGCTCCACCGGACTGAAGGGCTTGACCACATAGTCGTCTGCGCCGGATTCCAGGCCCATGACCTTGTCGATTTCCTGGCTTTTGGCGGTGAGCATAATGATTCCCAGCCGGGGGAACTGTGCCCGCAGCAGCGTACACACCTCGAACCCGCTGAGTCCGGGCAGCATCAGGTCGAGAATCGCGATGTCGAAATCCCTCTGCTCCCGGGCAATGCTCAGCGCCTCTTCACCGGTAGAAGCCTCCGCGATCTCGAAGCCTGCCCGTTTAAGGTTGATGCACAGCAGATCACGGATCGGCTTCTCGTCTTCCAGTATCAGCACTTTCATGAACAGCTCTCCTTCTTATTGCCGGGGCTTCTGGGGTGTGCCGGCCAGCTGAACGACTTCATCCAGTGTCAGCTTCAGCTGATTATAATTCTGCAGATCGGCCCCTTGCAGCTTGCCGGCGGCATCCGCTGCGGGCATTACGGCAACGAACAGGGTAGGCTCCGTGTCATTATTAGAGATCCCTTGCTCATACAGCAGCGTATATTCTCTATTCTCAGCCTTCAGCTGGACCTCTGCGGCAGCCCAGGCCTTCTTCGTCAGCAGGCGAAGCTCAAGCAGCGGAGCCGTCACAGCAGATCCGGCATTCTTATAGCTGAACTGGAGTTTCTCCCATGGCTGCGGTGATTCTCCCGGAACCTCCAGCAGGGTCTGGCCCGCCCAGGACTTGGGAATATGGAAGTTGAAGCCCCAGCGGTCGAACTGCTCCTGCACAAAGGTCAGGCGGGACTGTCCGTCCCACTGATAATATTTGGTGATGAATGGGGTCGCTAAGGGAGCCATGCTCTGCGTACCGGCAGGCGGTACCAGGAAGCCGAACTCCAAGATCCCGTCATTGTTCACATCCAGGCTGGACTGCGGGTAGTCCTTGATTGCAATACTGCTGCTGCCAAGCAGGTCAGGAGAGACAGCTGGCGGAGACAGCACCAGATCCTTGCTTGCAGCGAGCGCGTTACGCTGATAATCATCTGTTGCCAGTATATCAGTAAATCTGTCTTTTTCCCAAATCAGAAGTGAAGTATAGGAAGCATGTGCGCCAATGGCGGCATCGATGACGATTGCGTCCCGTGTAGGGGATGCCTTGCCGAACTGGGCTTCGATCACATTACCGTCCAGCCTCTGGTCGGATAAAGTCTGCAGCGTACCGTCCTTGAGCCGGAGCAGCAGGAGATGTGTCTCACGGATGTTATCCGTGGTGTAGGTGCTCTGAAGCAAGGCAATGTCGGTATGCCCGCTCCCGGTCAGGTCGCCAAGGACCAGCTGGTCGTAAGGCTGCTTAAGCAGCTCGTTCAGCTTGCCGCCGCTTAGGCTGTAGACCGCCAGCTCTTTGCTTAATCCCTCTCCGCCGCCGTATCCGAGCAGCAGCTCCTCCGCTCCGTCACCGGTAACATCTGTGAAGGACACTTCATTTAATTCGCTGCCCACCCCGGTAAGGTTAGCCAGCTTGGTCCAATTGCCGTTCTGCTGTGTGAGGAGGAGGGTGTTGATTTCATAATCGGTTTTGTCTGTTTTGTAGAAAGCCAGGAGTTCCTCCTGCCCATCCTTGTCCAGGTCCTGTAATTGAATCGCACTGCCGGATGCCGAGTGGATGGGTACCGTTAAATGCGCGTTGGCCGGTAGAAAGGATCGGACGATTCCGGTAAGATTGCCGTCGTTACTCCCCTGTGACGGGGCTTGAAGCAGATCACTCGGCGTCTTCATGGTGCCACAGCCGGAGGCGATCAGGCTTAAGAATAAGAGGCTGCTAAGGCCGAAGGTATATTTGTTCATTACAAGTTACGCTCCTTAGGATTCATCTGTGGCTAGTATATCCTAACCTTTTGGGGAATTAGTTTCAAAATGGTAAAGGGGGATAAGTGAAGATATAAATATGAGATGGAATATGAGATGGAATATGAGATGAAATGACAGAAACGCAAAGCTTAAACTCGTCGACTGCGGTGAACATTTGGACTTTCGGCCGCTGTTGTATACAGATTTCTTGATTCAAGCCGCTGTTTGCGGTTGAAATCCGTATACAAAGGCGGGCGCTATCGCTCCTACAGTTCCAAATTTCCCCTCCGCTCCTTCCCGCTTTTTGTTAATGGCGTATTCAACTGAAATTGATATCTTCAGTTATCGGGGGAGGGGCAGGCAAAGACGGCGGAATGGGCCGCTGTCGCTACCATTCCTACAGTCTAATCCAGGCTGGGCGGAATGGGCATTGCAGCCTGTATCTGAAGCCATGAAGAACGCAAGATGTTATCTTTCCATATGCAAAAAAAGGCTGTCCCAATCAGCCTTTGTAAGGCTTTTCGGGACAACCTGTATTGTCATGGCTATTCTATTCGCCTCAGCGCCGCAGGCTCTGCCCGTTGGTAGCAATAACCTCCTTGTACCAGTGGAAGGATTTCTTGCGGTAACGCTCCAGGGTTCCGGTATTGTCGTCGTGGCGGTCCACATAGATGAAGCCGTAGCGCTTACTGAGCTGTGCGGTTGACGCACTGACCAGGTCAATGCAGCCCCATGAAGTGTAGCCCATGAGTTCAACGCCGTCCTCGATGGCTTCGCCAACCTGCACCAGATGGTCATTCAGGTACTCGATCCGGTAGTTGTCATTCACGGTCGGCACGCCGTCTTCGCCGGTAATCAGCTCGTCCTTGGCCCCGAGTCCATTCTCCACAATAAACAGAGGCTTCTGGTAACGGTCATAGAACATATTGAGTACATAGCGCAGACCCTGCGGGTCGATCTGCCAGCCCCATTCGGAGGCCTTCAGGTATGGATTGGCCGCTCCGCTGAACAGGTTGCCTTCCTGGGTGCGTTTGCTGGGATCTCCAGTCTCACAGATGCTCACATAGTAGCTGAATGAGATAAAGTCAACGGTATGCTTAAGAATGTCTGCATCTCCAGGCTCCATGTGAATCTCAATGCCATTCTCTCTGAAGTAACGTTTCATATATCCAGGGTACACGCCTCTGGCATGCACATCCCCGAAGAAATAGTTCATATGCTCTGACTTCATGGCCGCAATGACATCGTCCGGGTTAGGTGTGAGCGGGTACGTAGGCATGCTTAGAATCATACAGCCGATCTGGGCCTGCGGGTTGATCTCATGTCCGATTTTGACCGCAACGGCACTTGCAACCAGCTCGTGATGAATGGCCTGATACAGATCCTGCTTGCTCAGCTTGTCCTTAGGTGTATAGATCCCGCCGCTCATGAACGGCTCGTGCAGGATGGAGTTGATCTCGTTGAAGGTCAGCCAATACTTGACTTTGTCCTTGTAGCGGGTGAATACCGTTCGGGCATACCGTTCATAGAAGCCGACTAATTGCCGGTTCACCCAGCCGTCATACTGCTTGGACAAGTGCAGCGGAGTTTCGTAGTGGGAGAGGGTCACCAGCGGCTCGATACCGTATTTGTGACATTCATCGAACAGGTCGTCGTAGAATTGCAGGCCTTGCTCATTAGGCTCCAGCTCGTCGCCGTTCGGGAAGATCCGGGACCAGGCGATCGAGGTGCGGAAGACCTTGAAGCCCATTTCGGCAAAAAGCTTGATATCTTCCTTGTACCGGTGGTAAAAGTCGATGCCGACCAGCTTCATATTATCCTCGGTAGGCACCTCGGTGATGGGGCCCTTGATTCCTTGTGGAGCTACGTCCTGGGTGGACAGGCCCTTTCCGTCCTCGTTGTATGCGCCTTCCAATTGGTTCGCAGCGACTGCGCCGCCCCACAGGAAGCCTTCAGGAAATGGTGTATTCATCGATAATCCCGCCTTTTATTAGTTATGGATTCAGATATGGTAAGCTGTTCATAGGTCCTATAATTCCATGCTAAATGTTGTAACGCGTTACATGTCAAGTATTATTATAAAGATGAAAATTTATGTAAGGAGAGCCATCATGTCGAATCTGGATCAAATCGCTAAACTGTCGGGATTCTCCAAAGCTACGGTATCGAGAGTACTGAATCGTTCTCCCCATGTGAGCCAGGCAACGCGGGAGATCATTCTGAAGATCATGGAAGAGCTGGACTATGTGCCGAACGGCAATGCCATCTCCTTGTCCAGAGGGGAGACCATGCAGATCGGGATGGTGACGGAGGGGATCAACGAGGTGATGCTGCCCTTCCTGAACAGCTTCGTGGAGACTGCGAGCCGGCACGGATATCAGACGATTATCTATACCTCCGGGGGCGATCCGGCCAAAGAGCTGCAAGCCTTCGAGGATATGCGGCGCAAAAGAGTCGATGCGCTCGTCATCAGTACCTGTGTTAACGATCAGGCGCTCTTGGGCTCCTATTGCAAATACGGGCCGATTGTCTCCTGGCAGCGGATGGAGCTTCCTGAGATTCAGAGTGTAGCCATGAATCAATATGACGGATATATGCTAGGGCTTGAACATCTGATTGAAAAGGGGTATACGCGGATTGCCAATGCCTGGGGCCGGCCGGCCAGCATGAATACCTCCGGGCGGATACAGGCCTACCGGGATGCTGCCCGCAACTATCATCTGGAGGTGAACCCGGAATGGTCGCATACAGGGATCTTTTCCATCCGGCAGGGTGAGGAGCTGATCCGCAGGCTGCTGATGATTCCAGGCGGGCCTCCGAATGCCATCCTCTGCGCCAATGATATGGTCGCGGCAGGGGTGCTGAGCGAAGCCCGAAGACTGAAGGTGAAGGTGCCAGAGGAGCTGGCGGTGGTCGGCTTCGACAACACGGAGCTGGCCCATACGCTAGGGATCACTTCGATTGATAATCCGATCGCTGCACAGGCACAGAATGCGCTGCATCTGATTCTCTGTAAGCTGAAGGGGGGAGAGGCGGAGCAGGAGCCGCTGGAATTTCAGCTGGTGGAGAGAACTACTACTTAAAAACGCCGAGAATGTTCGATTTGGACAGGAGGATGCATAGAAAATAATATTTGGCTCAGTACATGGGCCATAATCCCAAGAGATAAGGGGAGGAGTTGCGGACTCCAGCGCGCTTATTTACTGAATTCTGCGTAGTTTGTCCGGGCAAAGGACTCCAGTGCGTTTATCACAACATTGCTGGACGGAATTCGGCTGAAGCTCAGTAAATAGCTGCATCTGAGTCCGCAAGCCTCGTGAAGTCCTGCTTGTTGCGGCAATTAAGCGCACCTGAGTCCCGAAGGGTTCGCTTGCTAATAACTACATAGCAAGTGTGGGGAATCCAATTATTTCCGGAATAACCACCACCACATCGCCACCGTCACTACCCATCGTCACCGCCATCATCATCCCCACCGCCACTGTTAAGATCTCCTTCCGCAGCATGTTCCTCAGAAAATAATCTTCTGCGCCGCCATGATCCGGCCGATCTCAAAGATGGCGGCACATTCCACGAAATGAACCTCGGAGATGATCGAATGATCATGCGTTCTGTAGTAATACCTGCCGTCGGTGTACACGTGATCATAGATGAGACTGATGTCATACACTGAGGTGGGGTAGAGCTCCCCTTCGCCCTTGGCGATTCCCGCCGTTATGGAGTGATGGCCTGAGCCTTCCACGAAGGAAATGCCGAGAGGAAGCCATAGGGTAACCTGATGATCCTTATCCTGCCGCCAGCTTCCGTTCAGGGTGCCTTCACCGATGCGGATCAGGCTGTCGCGCAGCTTGCGGGGAACCCAGGGGGAGGGGAAGACCAGGTCACGTGCCAGGTTGATGATCCTGCTGCTATTGTCGATCTGCCGCATCAGGAAGTGGAAGCTCCGTCCATCCAGCGTAACCTCGGCCCATTCATCAAAGAACAGGTTGTCCGAGAACATCCGCTCCATCTGATTAACCTCCCCGTAGAGCGCGGGCATCAGCATAAGCTGGCTCTGGATACGTCTGCCGATCAGCCGGATGAAGTCCACAACCGGGTGGGTCTCCGGCTGGAAGTAGCCATAATTAATATCGTAATAAAAGCCGAGATTCTCATTGATTAAATCCTTGGCAAACGCCATGAGATTATCGAATTCTTGTTTCGCACTCATGCACCTACTGCTCCTTCAGTCGTATGATATTGTGCTTATCATATTACGTGCCAAGCTCCTGTGTCTGTGATGAAAACAGCAGGTAAAGATTGGTTTAGCAGCGACTCCACAGCGGTTCTCCGGCACCGGTCCTGGCAGCAATAAAGCTTACTACACAAAAAGGTGTTCCCTGGCCGTCTGCAATCAGACGGCTAAGGAACACCTTTTGTAATACTAAGGTACCAAGACCAGATACCGATACATCTAAGCTCCTGAGCTTACCCGGCATACTCCTGGACCTCGTCCAGTGTCGGCAGCGCAGCAATCGCCCCGATCTTGGTGCAGACGATCGCCCCCACCCGGTTGGCGAAGGTGACGAAGTCCCGCTGCAGCTCCGCGCTGCGGGTGAACTCTGCCGGATGGGCCAGCTGGCTGATCCGGCAGAGCAGTGCTCCGATGAAGGCATCGCCGGCACCGGTGGAATCGATGGACTCTATGGTAATGCTTGGGACCAGCAACCGGGAGTCCGGGGAGGAGATGAGGGTGCCATCTTTGCCTAGAGTAACAGCTACTGCTCTGGCTCCCCATTCATGCAGCAGATCGAGGGCAGCATTGCAGTCCGCTTGGCTTGTAATCAGCTGCAGCTCCTCGTCGCTGACCTTCACCAGATCGGCCTTGGAGATACCGTCTCTGGACAGCGTAATGAATTCCTCCTGCCGGCCGGCCCACAGGTCGCCCCGGTAATTGGGGTCGAAGGAGATGAATTGCCCATTCGCCTTCGCATCATCCATTAGCGTTATATACACTTCGCGGAAGGGTTCGGCGAGCAGGGCAGTGGCCGAACCGAAGTGAAGCATGGAAGCGTCCTGTACAGCTGCCCGGTCAAGCTCTTCGAGCCTAAGCAGCTGGTCTGCCCCGCGGTGGAACACAAAATCGCGTTCCCCGCTGGCTGACCGTGAGACGAAAGCCAGTGTAGTTGGTGCTGCGGGATCAAGCAGCAGCATTGAGGTGTCTACGCTCTGTTCTTCCAGCGTCTGCTTCAGGAAGAGGCCGAAGGGATCGGCTCCGACCTTGCCGAGGAAGGCGGAGTGACCGCCGAGCCGGGCGATGGCTGCACTTACGTTCGCTGGTGCCCCGCCCGCCTGCTTGGCGAAATGACGTCCTTCAGTCAGGCTTACGTCCGCCTCGGTGCAGAAGAAATCAATGAGCAGCTCGCCCACACAAAGGACTGTATTCATGGATTGCACGATAGTAACCTCCTGCGGAATTAGTTCGGAACGGGAGTAGAGTCTCTGAATAGAACGTCAGTGGCGACATGTGTGACCTGATAAGGCCGGGCCGGGTCCTTGATTCTGGAGAGCAGCATCTCAGCCGAGACAATCCCCATATGGCTGCTGTAGATATGTACGGTCGAGAGATGAGGCTCGATGACCCGCGATTCCGAAGCGTCATCGAAGCCGCAGACCGCTACCTGCTCGGGTACCTTGACCCCTCTGTTCTTAAGCGATTTCATCACGCTGATGGCAATGAAGTCATTCGCACAGATGAAGGCGGAGGGCCA
The window above is part of the Paenibacillus sp. FSL H8-0048 genome. Proteins encoded here:
- a CDS encoding carbohydrate kinase family protein; this translates as MNTVLCVGELLIDFFCTEADVSLTEGRHFAKQAGGAPANVSAAIARLGGHSAFLGKVGADPFGLFLKQTLEEQSVDTSMLLLDPAAPTTLAFVSRSASGERDFVFHRGADQLLRLEELDRAAVQDASMLHFGSATALLAEPFREVYITLMDDAKANGQFISFDPNYRGDLWAGRQEEFITLSRDGISKADLVKVSDEELQLITSQADCNAALDLLHEWGARAVAVTLGKDGTLISSPDSRLLVPSITIESIDSTGAGDAFIGALLCRISQLAHPAEFTRSAELQRDFVTFANRVGAIVCTKIGAIAALPTLDEVQEYAG